The Canis lupus dingo isolate Sandy chromosome 4, ASM325472v2, whole genome shotgun sequence genome contains a region encoding:
- the TIGD6 gene encoding tigger transposable element-derived protein 6, whose product MANKGNKKRRQFSLEEKMKVVEAVDSGKRKGDVAKEFGITPSTLSTFLKDRAKFEEKVREASVGPQRKRMRNALYDDIDKAVFAWFQEIHAKNILVTGSVIRKKALNLANMLGYDNFQASVGWLNRFRDRHGIALKAVCREDSDRLMNGLGIDKVNEWHAGEIIKLIADYSPDDIFNADETGVFFQLLPQHTLAAKGDHCRGGKKAKQRLTALFCCNASGTEKMRPLIVGRSANPHCLRNVHSLPCDYRANQWAWMTQDLFNEWLMQVDARMKQAERRILLLIDNCSAHNMLPRLERIQVGYLPSNCTAVLQPLNLGIIHTTKVLYRSHLLKQILLKLRSSEDHKEVDIRQAIDMIAAAWWSVKQSTVVRCWQKAGIIPMELMDSDTEAAVSEPEVAIEKLWHSVAIATCVPNEINVQDFITADDDLIISQELIDAEVIPGMEVGENTDEAGSEEEEEASLAQQPKITITEAISSVQKLRQFLSTCIGVPDAIFGQLNGIDEYLMRKMTQTLVDSKIADFLETK is encoded by the coding sequence ATGGCAAACAAGGGGAACAAGAAACGTCGGCAGTTCTCCctggaggagaaaatgaaagttGTGGAAGCTGTAGACTCGGGAAAGAGGAAAGGTGATGTGGCAAAAGAATTCGGTATCACTCCTTCTACTTTGTCTACGTTCTTAAAGGATAGGGCCAAATTTGAAGAGAAGGTACGGGAGGCATCTGTAGGACCCCAGCGGAAAAGGATGAGGAACGCTCTCTATGATGACATTGATAAGGCTGTTTTTGCTTGGTTTCAGGAAATCCATGCCAAAAACATTCTTGTGACTGGTTCTGTCATTCGGAAAAAAGCACTAAACTTGGCCAACATGCTTGGCTATGACAATTTCCAAGCAAGTGTGGGCTGGCTGAACAGATTTAGGGACCGCCACGGAATTGCTTTGAAAGCAGTCTGTAGAGAGGATAGTGACAGATTAATGAATGGTCTAGGAATAGATAAGGTTAATGAGTGGCATGCAGGGGAAATTATAAAACTGATTGCAGACTACAGCCCAGATGATATCTTTAATGCTGACGAGACAGGAGTGTTTTTCCAGTTGCTTCCCCAGCACACGCTTGCTGCTAAAGGGGACCATTGTAGAGGAGGCAAGAAAGCAAAGCAGCGGTTGACAGCACTCTTTTGTTGCAATGCTTCCGGGACTGAAAAAATGAGACCATTGATTGTTGGTAGGTCAGCCAACCCACACTGTCTCAGGAACGTCCATTCCCTCCCATGTGATTATCGAGCCAACCAGTGGGCATGGATGACGCAGGATCTGTTCAATGAGTGGCTGATGCAAGTGGATGCCAGGATGAAGCAGGCAGAGCGCCGCATCCTCCTGCTCATCGACAACTGCTCTGCTCACAACATGCTGCCCCGCTTGGAAAGGATTCAGGTGGGCTACCTGCCCTCTAACTGTACTGCCGTCCTGCAGCCACTGAATCTCGGCATAATTCACACCACGAAAGTGCTGTACCGAAGCCACCTCCTGAAACAGATCCTCCTCAAGCTCCGCAGCAGTGAAGATCACAAAGAGGTGGACATTAGGCAGGCCATTGACATGATTGCTGCAGCATGGTGGTCAGTCAAGCAGTCCACGGTGGTGAGATGCTGGCAGAAGGCAGGCATCATCCCTATGGAACTGATGGATTCTGACACAGAAGCAGCAGTCAGTGAACCAGAGGTAGCCATTGAGAAGTTGTGGCACTCCGTGGCTATTGCCACTTGTGTCCCCAATGAAATCAATGTCCAGGACTTTATCACTGCAGATGATGACCTCATCATCTCGCAAGAGCTGATAGACGCAGAGGTCATCCCAGGCATGGAGGTTGGTGAAAATACAGATGAAGCCGGaagtgaagaggaagaggaggcatcTTTAGCACAGCAGCCAAAAATCACCATCACAGAGGCCATCTCAAGTGTACAGAAACTTAGACAGTTCCTTTCCACTTGCATAGGGGTTCCTGATGCCATTTTTGGACAGCTGAATGGTATTGATGAATACTTAATGAGAAAAATGACACAAACTCTTGTTGATTCCAAAATTGCAGATTTCCTTGAAACAAAATAA
- the SLC26A2 gene encoding sulfate transporter yields the protein MSLESKQQHDLSLKNSVEGNDQHSPLSNMHPELGKQSSTDFKQFEANDQCTLYRRIHMEPREKSSTNFKQFVIRKLQKSCQCSPAKAKNMIFDFLPVLRWLPKYDMKKNILGDVMSGLIVGILLVPQSIAYSLLAGQEPIYGLYTSFFASIIYFLLGTSRHISVGIFGILCLMIGEVVDRELHKAGYDTADNAPSDLGLVLNGSTLLNQTSDRICDRSCYAIAVGSTVTFMAGVYQVAMGFFQVGFVSVYLSDALLSGFVTGASFTILTSQAKYLLGLSLPRSNGVGSLITTWIHIFKNIHKTNICDLITSLLCLLVLLPTKELNEHFKSKLKAPIPTELIVVVAATLASHFGKLNEKYNTSIAGSIPTGFMPPTAPDWNLIPSLAVDAIAISIIGFAITVSLSEMFAKKHGYSVKANQEMYAIGFCNIIPSFFHCFTTSAALAKTLVKESTGCQTQLSGVITALVLLLVLLVIAPLFYSLQKSVLGVITIVNLRGALRKFKDLPKMWKVSRMDTVIWFVTMLSSALISTEIGLLIGVCFSMFCVILRTQKPKTSLLGLVEESEIFESMSAYKNLQTKPGIKIFRFVAPLYYINKECFKSALYKKTLNPVLVKAAQKKAAKRKITKETVILSGVQDEVSVQLSHDPLELQTIVIDCSAIQFLDTAGIHTLKEVRRDYEAIGIQVLLAQCNPSVRDSLARGEYCKKEEENLLFYSVYEAMAFAEESQNQKGVCIPNGLSLSSD from the exons ATGTCTTTGGAAAGTAAACAACAACATGATCTGTCACTCAAGAATTCAGTTGAAGGAAATGACCAACACAGTCCTCTGTCTAATATGCATCCAGAGCTTGGAAAGCAATCAAGTACTGACTTCAAGCAATTTGAAGCCAATGATCAATGCACACTTTATCGTAGGATCCATATGGAGCCTCGAGAGAAATCAAGTACTAACTTCAAGCAATTTGTCATTAGAAAACTGCAGAAGAGTTGCCAGTGCAGTCCAGCCAAAgccaaaaatatgatttttgatTTCCTTCCTGTTTTGCGATGGCTCCCAAAATAtgatatgaagaaaaacattttagggGATGTGATGTCTGGTTTGATTGTGGGCATCTTATTAGTGCCCCAGTCCATTGCTTATTCCCTCTTGGCTGGCCAAGAACCTATCTATGGTCTGTACACATCATTTTTTGCCAGCATCATTTATTTCCTGTTGGGTACCTCCCGTCACATTTCTGTGGGCATTTTTGGAATATTGTGCCTTATGATTGGTGAGGTAGTTGACCGAGAACTACACAAAGCTGGCTATGACACTGCCGATAATGCGCCTTCTGATTTAGGACTGGTGTTGAATGGGAGCACATTATTAAACCAGACATCAGACCGGATATGTGACAGAAGTTGCTATGCAATTGCAGTTGGCAGCACTGTGACCTTTATGGCTGGAGTTTATCAG GTAGCGATGGGCTTCTTTCAAGTGGGCTTTGTTTCTGTCTACCTCTCAGATGCCTTGCTGAGTGGATTTGTCACTGGTGCCTCCTTCACTATTCTTACATCTCAGGCCAAGTATCTCCTTGGGCTCAGCCTTCCTCGGAGTAATGGTGTGGGCTCGCTCATCACTACGTGGATACATATCTTCAAAAACATCCATAAGACCAATATCTGTGATCTCATCACCAGCCTTTTGTGCCTTTTGGTTCTTTTGCCAACCAAAGAACTCAATGAGCACTTCAAGTCCAAGCTTAAGGCACCAATTCCTACTGAACTCATTGTTGTTGTGGCAGCCACATTAGCCTCTCATTTTGGAAAACTAAATGAGAAATATAATACCAGTATTGCTGGGTCTATTCCCACAGGGTTTATGCCACCCACAGCACCGGACTGGAACCTAATACCTAGTTTGGCCGTAGATGCAATAGCTATTTCAATCATTGGTTTTGCTATTACTGTATCACTTTCTGAGATGTTTGCCAAAAAACATGGCTACTCAGTCAAAGCTAATCAGGAAATGTATGCCATTGGCTTTTGCAATATCATCCCTTCCTTCTTCCACTGCTTTACTACTAGTGCAGCTCTTGCAAAGACCTTGGTTAAAGAATCAACAGGCTGCCAAACTCAGCTTTCTGGTGTGATAACAGCCTTGGTTCTTCTGTTGGTCCTCCTAGTAATAGCTCCTTTATTCTATTCCCTTCAGAAAAGTGTCCTTGGTGTAATCACCATTGTAAATCTCCGGGGAGCCCTACGTAAGTTTAAGGATCTGCCCAAAATGTGGAAGGTTAGCAGAATGGATACGGTTATCTGGTTTGTTACCATGCTGTCCTCTGCACTGATAAGTACTGAAATAGGCCTGCTTATTGGGGTTTGTTTTTCTATGTTTTGTGTCATTCTCCGTACTCAGAAGCCAAAGACTTCATTGCTTGGTTTGGTGGAAGAGTCTGAAATCTTTGAATCCATGTCTGCTTACAAGAATCTGCAGACTAAGCCGGGAATCAAGATATTCCGTTTTGTAGCCCCTCTCTACTACATAAACAAAGAATGTTTTAAATCTGCTTTATACAAAAAAACACTCAACCCAGTCTTAGTAAAGGCAGCTCAGAAGAAGGCCGCAAAGAGAAAGATCACAAAGGAAACAGTGATTCTCAGTGGAGTCCAGGATGAAGTTTCAGTGCAACTTTCCCATGATCCCTTGGAGCTTCAAACCATAGTGATTGACTGCAGTGCAATACAGTTTTTAGATACAGCGGGGATTCATACGCTGAAAGAGGTTCGTAGAGATTATGAAGCCATCGGCATCCAGGTTCTGCTGGCTCAGTGCAATCCCTCTGTGAGGGATTCCCTGGCACGTGGAGAGTATtgcaaaaaggaagaagaaaaccttCTCTTTTATAGTGTGTATGAAGCAATGGCCTTTGCAGAAGAATCTCAGAATCAGAAAGGAGTGTGTATTCCCAATGGTCTAAGCCTTTCCAGTGATTGA